CATCTGTTATAATTTCTATCTCCCGGATTGTTTTTAACTCCTCAACAATAAggttaaattcatttttcacaaTCACACCAGTGAGATCAATCTTTTTCAATCTACTGTCGCCATTCTTTGTGATCGAATTTAAAATTGCACAAGCACCATTGTTTTCTATGTTGTTTTTGGCCAGCCTCACAACCTCTAGTGAACAATTGTTTTCCAAATATCTTGCAATCTTAAAAGCACCAGTGTCTGAAATTCTGTTGCTGCTCAAGTCCAAGACTTGAAGTGCTGCATTCTCAACCAAAGCTACAGCAATTGCTTTGGCTCCCTCCGATGTCAAACCATTCCAAGCTAAGTTCAATGATCTTAGCTTTACATTTCCTTGGAGTCCTTTAGCAAGGATCTGACCTCCTTGGAACTGAATGTGGTTCCAACTAAGATCAAGCTCTAATAAAGTGATGCTTTCATCTAGCACTTTTGCAAAGTATTCACAAGCTTTGTTTGAGAGTTTATTTGAGCTCAAATCCAAATGTGTCAAGGAGTTGTTCACAAGAAGTGACTGGCATATTATCTCTGCATCTTTATCATCCAAAGAATTCCCTGCCAATCCAAGTTTTGTTAGAGTATTATTCTCTTTGAGTGTTACTGCAATCTCCACTACAGCATTTCTACCAAGCTGATTTTCAGACATGTCAAGCTCCACAATGAAATAGTTCTCCCTCAGGAGTTTTGCCACAATCTGACCTCCTTCCTCTCCAATCCCATTATCCCTTATGCTCAGGTTTGTCACTTTAGTATTGTAAAGCAGAGCTAAGGCCATTGCACGAATTCCAAGTGGACCCAACCCATGATGGGACATCATGACATTTGGTTCAACCATATGACGCACAAAGTAGGAGGCTGGAACGATGCCAAGTTTCTCACATGCACGCTGATAGATTGTGCGCCCTGTTGGGTCATATTTAGACTTAACTTGACAGAAGTCCTGAAAAATGATGAAGGCATTAAAGTCACAGCAATGGAAATGCACAGATGAAGTGGGATATTGGGTTATTGCTGCATTACACTCTGCAGCTGATGAAGGCAATCATCATAGCCAATGGATGGGTATTATAGTGCATTGGTCAACAAATAGATGGTGTTACAGTAGTGGCATACAGCTGCTTGAATTGGCCTATCACAGCAGGTATACTGTCTTTGAGATTTCTTTGTCTGCAGAAACTAGAGCATGGAGATCTAATGCTCTGTGAAACTTTATTTAGAGATAGCACTTATTAATCTGCTATATCCTTTTTTATAGGAATATACTTTATTTGAATATTGAGGcaaaaatttctgaaattttgaGAATGTGTTAAAAATGTACCTGAGACCAAgatctttttaaatttttgcacATTAAAGATCtctaaaatacaataaaatctaTCTCGGAGAAATTGACCTTTGGTTTCGTGGAAGAGAGACTTGAGTTTCAAATGTCTCATTATTATAATCGATATTGAGTTCTAAGTTTATTTTAGTCCTTTTTAGTGACAATACACACCTCATCACATTCCAAATCTGTCTCCCATCCATCTGATTCATCCTCACTGCCATCACCTCTTTTTTTTGAGAGTGTGGATGAAGAATCTGGTTTGAGATGGCTTTGTTTTGGAGTGACTGATACTGACTTCAAAGCCTTCAGAGTTTTGTCAACTTTCTCAACTGTTGCATGTCGTGTTTGCATGATGCTAAAAGTTAAATGGACAAAAGTTTTTTTATGAAATTCATAAGAGTAAATATCTACCCATCAGCCTCTAACAATATTGACTTCAAACCACCACAAATTTCTGCACCTCCATAAATAAGGCCTCAAGTTGATAGTACTTTTTCACTGCTTTTTTGCATATGAAAATTTGTAAAGGAACGCATGCACTTAATTATGACCAAGACAAAACACGACACAGTGTTGACATTGCGTCTTAAATTACTGAGAGCCATTTTCCTACTGAATTTGATAGTTCCATCATAGCAACGGCACCATAGCAACATTCAAAAATTGAAACACTGGCGATTTTCAACAGGCATTGATCCCCTGCCTGTTGCAAACGCAACGAAATTTTCATTAGAAATCAATCGAcgtaacaaaatttaaaataacctTTTCGATCGTAGCCTCATTCACCCGGAGCTAAAAGGCTAAGTGAAATGTACAAGGTGAATCAGTTCATGACTTGTCGACAAGCGAAACGTCATTCACATGGAAATGAAAAAATCAAAGCATAACCTTTTCCaaccatttttcattttggacgAATATACATTTAAGGTCTTCGTTAAGATACTTCTTTGCTGCCTGAAAGACTAGTAACTGATTTCATGCGACTACTATTAATATTTGTTAAACCACGGCTGAGATTAATATGCTTTTATTTGTAATTAACGTATCTTTTGTTAAATATTCAATGCCTTTGTTGTTACCAACAAAACGTAATCTAAAATTCATCCCATTTCTTTTAAGGCTACAGGATTTTGACCAGCACAAGCTGTTTTGAACGGACTGAAAATAATCCAATAGAAGAGAAATACTAAGGAATAATTTACCATGTACTTTTCTTGTCAGTCATTTCGTAGCTATGAACCATTCgtttacatttatttatttttaatggtTTTATACATAAAACTTACTTGAAAgtacacttctttcatacagGGACTTTTGTACCTCCCTTCAAGTTTTCATAACAAGCGTTGTAGCTTTACTCCAATTAAAAAGTCCAAATGAattgctctttttcttcgaCAAAGATCACGCATGTATTGATTCCATGTTGCTAggagactttaatcctttttctAGATCAAAGGAATTCAAAGAAATACGATGAGATTTTTTCCCACACATACTCTCAACCTAGCTACAATCCATGACACCGACGTCTGAGCCGTTTTGCGTCAAAATATAGCATGGAATGGACTACGGTACTACGGGATATCCCTCGGGATTTTCGCTGCGGGGCATTGTGGTAGCTGTAGTTTTGGCGCGAATTTGTCGTTGCTTTCAGAGGATGACACATTGTCGTTGTTTACTTCTATAAACTTAAAGTGGAGAACAAGTCAACCTATCTTGACTTACGGACGaaatttttgtttaatatgGCATAAAGAACTGTCTCTAAGAAAGAACAAAGCGACACAGTGCGTTTGAAATGGCTTCCACTCTTCGTTTCCATATGACTAGGCCTAGACGATATATGGCACTCGTAAAGTTTGTGAACATACCAGGTGGTTGACGATGATTTTACTAACATTCCTGTGGCCTTTTTGCAAGGTACGTTGTATAATTTGATTAAGTTTGGGGATAAACGTGTTAATATTTTGATTGTCTTCGGGGCGCTGTTATTTTATAGTGGTTATTTTTTTGACTGACTTCGAAGATCCAGAGTTTCAGGAAATCAAAGTGTTAGTGAAAATCACTTTCTCGCGTGTTTATATCTAAAAGCAGGTAAAGCAATTCTGTTAAAGCGTCCTGGGCTGGAGACGTTTTTGAAAGGGTGGATGATAGCACTGTATATTGGCTAAATCAATAGGTTATAGAAGCTCTCATTCAATGGACAGTTTGCAAATGGAATGCATCAATGCTGCAGAACTGAGAGCTGTTTTCTGGCCAAACAGACTCTGCTCTAGAAGGATAACCAGTTTGTTCAAGAGCAGCTTTCAGTTTATCAGATCCGACACATTCTATTTACAGACTAGCTGAGCCTGTCAAACATTTCTGTCAAATGAAAAGGACCCTagcaaaatgtttgaaaatcgAAACGTAAAATGTCATTACCATAGTGACATGGGGAGATTTGTAGCTCAGCCTCTTATTACAAACTTGGACACTAATCCATCAAGCTGTAAGATGAATATTACACTTGTTTGTTGTGAGGCTCCCATTTATGGCTGAAGGTGTCAAAATAGATAAATATATGATGATGGCTGTGGTAAATATCAAGCCTTTTTGGTCTAATGACCAAGCTTTCAGTAGCTTTGCATAGCTGAAGTGCTTGTACATTCAAACTAGTTCTCTTAAGCCATCATGGAGTAAAAACTTCGTCATTCATTGGGCTGATTTAAGTATGGTGTGAGTCTAGTTTTCTATTTCCATCTCTTCTTTATAAATGCTTATCAGGAAGAGCATACACTTTGTCTTTGCTCAGCCTCTTCTCTTCTCTATGAAATAGGAACCCGAAGATTCGAGTCTGtgaagtttgtttttttgtcaaacTTAAAATTCTTAAAGGGAGGGGACAAAAACAGCAGATTCCACATTAGTGAGTTGAAACAAGATTTACTGGTGCTTAGAAGAAATACAACTCTTATGTTAATGCTTAAAGTAACTTTTATAGCAGGGTTAATTCAATATGCTAAGAAAGACCAAAAGATtagcttctatttttttttttttgcttgaagTCCCTGCCACGTGCTTAATTTCCTTATTTTGATTGCTGAAATTCCGATTTTTAGGAAATCGttacaaaaatatttcttttatgaTCTTCAGGAAAAGGAAATGTTACAACAGTGTGCAATCTTTGAAAAAGACAAAACgaatttaatattttcagttctTAAGAAATACCAATGCAACAAACTTACACATtcctttcttttgatttcattGTCTTAAAAAGCAAATGCTATACTacttttttctaaaaaaaaaaaacaaaacaaaaaacagtaacactagaaaaaaaaaaaaattaacgttttAGTTCTGGAGCAGAAGCTTCAAATTTCTTAAAAGCTATTGTTAAGTTACTTACTGGTGTAATTAATGTTGCTAATATTAATTTGATGACTTAGTTTT
Above is a genomic segment from Acropora muricata isolate sample 2 chromosome 1, ASM3666990v1, whole genome shotgun sequence containing:
- the LOC136928965 gene encoding leucine-rich repeat-containing protein 74A-like encodes the protein MQTRHATVEKVDKTLKALKSVSVTPKQSHLKPDSSSTLSKKRGDGSEDESDGWETDLECDEDFCQVKSKYDPTGRTIYQRACEKLGIVPASYFVRHMVEPNVMMSHHGLGPLGIRAMALALLYNTKVTNLSIRDNGIGEEGGQIVAKLLRENYFIVELDMSENQLGRNAVVEIAVTLKENNTLTKLGLAGNSLDDKDAEIICQSLLVNNSLTHLDLSSNKLSNKACEYFAKVLDESITLLELDLSWNHIQFQGGQILAKGLQGNVKLRSLNLAWNGLTSEGAKAIAVALVENAALQVLDLSSNRISDTGAFKIARYLENNCSLEVVRLAKNNIENNGACAILNSITKNGDSRLKKIDLTGVIVKNEFNLIVEELKTIREIEIITDEMPEARKKEDEPDPGTLLRNYIAKENVLIVDLFRKLDRDGSMQVSVKEFAEGLQKSNVGLTQFELDKIIDMLDADKDGEIDYSEFVCIQSEWKSQEKGARKISKEIYK